One window of the Crassaminicella thermophila genome contains the following:
- a CDS encoding sensor histidine kinase — protein sequence MGTELMVKLRIGNKLLITYFIILFVAFFVTTVSYHVLSERYLIKEAKEELRIEGQSIAETLKKIPLLDRDVREKILARRELRIAGRFIDSKIIVFNKDRKVLYTNIDKKDLLKLMIKNNKDKGYITEKVIIFTQKGTIKGYVFLMMEKKELKAMNQIMRRTRFISFGIAGVFAIIIGILFQRGLTRPIRKLMESMKKFSLKDFPKDFRIKTGDEIEELSICFSSLANRLRQYDMQQKMFLQNTSHELKTPLMSIQGYAEAIKDGIVEGEEMEESLDIIIEECKQLKKIVEEITYLTKLENVEETFHLKEHCMEDILKDVLKSVKPLAYEKNIKISVEGDFTFKGFYDENKIKRAFINILSNGVRYANESIVIQSSIYPKHVVIHIIDDGEGFKDKEENKVFNRFYKGINGNTGLGLAITKAIIKGHNGEIIAYNHEGKGAVFQIKLPRI from the coding sequence ATGGGTACAGAATTGATGGTTAAATTAAGAATTGGAAATAAACTATTGATAACATATTTTATTATTTTATTTGTAGCTTTTTTTGTAACGACTGTATCTTACCATGTATTATCTGAAAGGTATTTGATAAAGGAAGCAAAGGAAGAATTAAGGATTGAGGGACAATCTATTGCTGAAACTTTGAAAAAAATACCTCTTTTAGATAGAGATGTTCGAGAAAAAATATTAGCAAGAAGAGAGTTAAGGATTGCAGGAAGATTTATTGACTCAAAGATTATTGTTTTTAACAAGGATAGAAAAGTACTTTATACAAATATAGATAAAAAAGATTTGTTAAAATTGATGATAAAAAACAATAAAGATAAAGGATACATTACTGAAAAGGTTATTATTTTTACACAAAAGGGAACAATAAAGGGATATGTATTCTTAATGATGGAAAAAAAAGAACTAAAGGCAATGAATCAGATAATGAGAAGAACAAGATTTATAAGCTTTGGTATTGCTGGAGTTTTTGCTATTATAATAGGGATATTATTCCAAAGAGGTTTGACGCGTCCTATTAGAAAGCTTATGGAAAGCATGAAGAAATTTTCTTTAAAGGATTTTCCTAAAGATTTTAGGATCAAAACAGGAGATGAAATAGAAGAACTTTCTATATGTTTTTCTTCTTTAGCGAATAGATTAAGGCAGTATGATATGCAGCAAAAGATGTTTCTACAAAATACATCCCATGAATTAAAAACTCCCCTTATGTCAATACAAGGTTATGCAGAAGCTATAAAGGATGGAATTGTAGAAGGGGAGGAAATGGAAGAAAGCTTAGATATTATTATAGAAGAATGTAAGCAGCTTAAGAAAATAGTAGAGGAGATTACCTATCTTACAAAACTTGAAAATGTTGAAGAAACTTTTCACTTAAAAGAACATTGTATGGAGGATATTTTAAAAGATGTATTAAAAAGTGTAAAACCTTTGGCTTATGAAAAAAATATAAAAATAAGTGTAGAAGGAGATTTTACATTCAAAGGATTTTATGATGAGAATAAAATAAAAAGGGCTTTTATTAATATTTTAAGCAATGGAGTAAGATATGCAAATGAAAGCATTGTTATTCAATCATCTATTTACCCAAAACATGTAGTAATTCATATAATAGATGATGGGGAAGGCTTTAAGGATAAAGAGGAAAATAAGGTGTTTAATAGATTTTATAAGGGGATCAATGGAAATACAGGACTAGGACTTGCAATAACGAAAGCAATCATAAAAGGACATAATGGTGAAATTATTGCATATAATCATGAAGGAAAAGGTGCTGTATTTCAAATAAAACTGCCAAGAATATAA
- a CDS encoding ACT domain-containing protein, giving the protein MKAVVTVIGKDKIGIIANVTSVLAENNINILDISQTILQDYFTMIMIVDLEKMQSNFQDIKIKLEEVGKRIGLSIKIQHEDIFNSMHKIS; this is encoded by the coding sequence ATGAAAGCAGTTGTTACAGTAATTGGAAAAGATAAAATAGGAATAATTGCAAATGTTACTTCTGTTTTAGCAGAAAATAATATCAATATTTTAGACATTAGTCAAACTATTTTACAGGATTATTTTACTATGATCATGATTGTAGATTTGGAAAAAATGCAAAGCAATTTCCAAGATATAAAAATTAAACTTGAAGAGGTTGGTAAAAGAATAGGTCTTTCTATAAAAATACAGCATGAAGATATCTTTAATTCTATGCACAAAATTTCATAA
- a CDS encoding response regulator transcription factor, producing the protein MKHIFVVDDEANIRELIKKYLQKEGYKVTLFNNGENVLSELGRLKPDLLVLDIMMPGIDGLEICREIRKKSEIPIIFVSARDEEFDRILGLELGADDYLSKPFSPRELVVRIKTILRRIEKGNNIQNESIALKDMKMYCNRRYIEVNGDELKLTTKEYELFEMLVKNKNIPFTREQLLEKIWGYDYIGDTRVIDDLVKRIRKKLKQLESELEIITVWGYGYRIDG; encoded by the coding sequence TTGAAACATATTTTTGTTGTAGATGATGAAGCAAACATTCGAGAGCTTATTAAAAAATATCTTCAAAAGGAAGGATATAAGGTTACACTTTTTAATAATGGAGAAAATGTATTATCTGAATTAGGAAGATTAAAACCAGATTTATTAGTATTAGATATTATGATGCCAGGAATAGATGGATTAGAAATCTGTAGAGAAATTCGTAAAAAAAGTGAGATTCCAATTATATTTGTATCTGCAAGGGATGAAGAATTTGATAGAATATTAGGATTAGAATTAGGAGCGGACGATTACCTTTCAAAACCATTTAGTCCAAGAGAGCTTGTGGTTAGAATCAAGACTATTCTAAGAAGAATAGAAAAGGGGAATAATATACAGAATGAAAGCATTGCTTTAAAAGATATGAAAATGTATTGCAATCGAAGATACATAGAAGTAAATGGAGATGAACTAAAGCTTACTACAAAGGAATATGAATTATTTGAAATGCTTGTAAAGAATAAAAATATACCATTTACAAGAGAACAGTTATTAGAAAAAATATGGGGTTATGATTATATAGGGGATACAAGGGTTATTGACGATTTAGTAAAAAGGATTAGAAAAAAATTAAAACAATTAGAATCAGAACTTGAAATTATAACAGTTTGGGGGTATGGGTACAGAATTGATGGTTAA
- a CDS encoding bifunctional diguanylate cyclase/phosphodiesterase, with product MERVRFYRSIKTKILAMFLIASLFIASVLILMSENISIHNLQRVIGKTEGKNVALYAEIIGAWFEERINEIQIYANSPLIKEMNWEKVKPYLEKEIENKTDIYDLFFISDKNGDTHNTLSNELFNIKDRVYFKSVMEGKTILSNPVISKSTGNETVIIAVPIKNEKGEVIGIMGADVNLIKLNSFIKNFKVDHTDSYSYLITKDGLIITHPDKERIMKDVVPAISQGINADCIKPLSKIDSMSSLFYFHEIPNTDGWKIITKVPIEYIKKPIRETSKMLFCIGIIGVILANFAGFIMARRISKPIIRLNEVFMKGAEGDLTVRAEIDSNDEIGRAAKSFNMMMKTIQYMTYYDSLTDLPNREFFRKQLKLILSHARRNKEKVAVMVFGLDRFKNINDTLGHNVGDKLLRQVGESLKKCVGEEDIISRIGGSEFTILLPEVRKGKNPAEIAQKILNCIKKSWVIDENEFYMTASIGIAYYPDDGMDELTLIKNADIAMHRAKEKGGNDYQFYTSSMDEKLIEKLSLDKDLHNAIKNEELLVYYQPKVDIYTGKIVGMEALVRWKHSQKGMISPAVFIPLAEVNGCIIHIGEWVLKTACRQNKLWQESGYEPVTVAVNISARQFQQPNFVDMVRNVLDETGLEPKYLELEITESIAVEDIEYTIGILKKLKEMNIQISLDDFGTGYSSLSYLKQFAIDNLKIDQSFIKDIIENKNDAAIASTIIAMAQNLNLNVIAEGVETKEQLEFLKKQNCDYAQGYFFSPPVTSIEFEKILKKSL from the coding sequence ATGGAAAGAGTAAGATTTTATAGGAGCATAAAAACTAAAATACTAGCTATGTTTTTAATTGCAAGTTTATTTATTGCTTCAGTTTTAATTTTGATGTCAGAAAATATATCAATTCATAATTTACAAAGGGTTATAGGAAAAACAGAAGGAAAGAATGTAGCTTTATATGCAGAGATCATTGGAGCATGGTTTGAAGAAAGAATAAATGAAATACAAATTTATGCAAATAGCCCTTTGATAAAGGAAATGAATTGGGAAAAAGTAAAACCTTATTTAGAAAAAGAGATTGAAAATAAAACAGATATTTATGATTTGTTTTTTATTTCAGATAAAAATGGAGATACACATAATACCTTATCAAATGAGCTTTTTAATATAAAAGATAGAGTATATTTTAAATCGGTTATGGAAGGAAAAACAATATTGTCAAATCCAGTTATTTCAAAATCAACAGGTAATGAGACTGTAATAATAGCAGTTCCTATAAAAAATGAAAAAGGTGAAGTAATCGGAATAATGGGAGCTGATGTGAATTTAATAAAATTAAATAGTTTTATAAAAAATTTTAAAGTAGACCATACTGATTCTTACTCTTATCTTATAACAAAAGATGGACTAATTATAACACATCCTGATAAAGAAAGAATTATGAAAGATGTAGTTCCTGCTATATCACAAGGAATAAATGCTGATTGCATAAAACCATTATCTAAAATAGATAGTATGAGCAGTTTATTCTATTTTCATGAAATTCCAAATACTGATGGATGGAAGATTATTACAAAGGTTCCTATAGAATATATAAAAAAACCTATTCGTGAAACTAGCAAAATGTTGTTTTGCATAGGAATAATAGGGGTTATATTAGCAAATTTTGCAGGCTTTATTATGGCTAGAAGGATTTCAAAACCTATTATTAGATTAAATGAAGTCTTTATGAAGGGAGCTGAAGGAGATTTAACTGTTCGGGCAGAGATTGATTCAAATGATGAAATTGGAAGAGCAGCAAAAAGTTTTAATATGATGATGAAAACTATTCAGTATATGACCTATTATGATTCTTTAACAGATTTACCTAATAGAGAATTTTTTAGAAAACAGCTAAAGCTTATATTATCACATGCTAGACGAAATAAAGAAAAAGTAGCAGTTATGGTTTTTGGTTTGGATCGATTTAAAAATATTAATGATACTTTAGGTCATAATGTTGGAGATAAACTATTAAGACAAGTTGGAGAAAGCTTAAAAAAATGTGTAGGGGAAGAAGACATAATTTCACGCATAGGAGGAAGTGAATTTACCATATTGCTTCCTGAAGTTAGAAAAGGAAAAAATCCTGCTGAAATTGCTCAAAAAATATTAAATTGTATAAAAAAGAGTTGGGTAATTGATGAAAATGAATTTTATATGACAGCTAGCATAGGGATTGCGTATTATCCAGATGATGGCATGGATGAACTTACCCTTATTAAAAATGCAGATATAGCAATGCATCGTGCAAAGGAAAAAGGAGGAAATGACTATCAATTTTATACATCATCTATGGATGAAAAATTGATAGAGAAATTGTCTTTAGACAAAGATCTACATAATGCAATAAAAAATGAAGAACTATTGGTATATTATCAGCCTAAAGTTGATATTTATACCGGAAAGATTGTTGGAATGGAAGCATTAGTACGATGGAAGCATTCACAGAAGGGAATGATTTCTCCTGCAGTATTTATCCCATTAGCAGAAGTAAATGGTTGTATTATCCATATAGGAGAATGGGTACTTAAGACTGCATGTAGACAAAATAAGCTGTGGCAGGAATCTGGTTATGAACCTGTTACAGTAGCAGTAAATATATCTGCTCGTCAGTTTCAACAACCAAATTTTGTTGATATGGTTAGGAATGTTTTAGATGAAACAGGATTAGAACCAAAATATCTAGAGTTAGAGATTACAGAAAGCATTGCTGTAGAAGATATAGAATATACAATAGGGATATTGAAAAAATTAAAAGAGATGAATATTCAAATATCTTTAGACGACTTTGGAACAGGATATTCATCACTTAGTTACTTAAAGCAATTTGCTATTGATAATTTAAAAATTGATCAATCATTTATAAAGGATATTATAGAAAATAAAAATGATGCAGCTATTGCTTCTACAATAATTGCTATGGCACAAAATTTAAATCTTAATGTAATAGCAGAGGGAGTAGAAACAAAGGAACAATTAGAATTTTTAAAGAAACAAAATTGTGATTATGCGCAAGGATATTTTTTTAGTCCGCCAGTAACATCTATAGAGTTTGAAAAAATTCTTAAAAAGAGCCTATAA